A genomic segment from Anas platyrhynchos isolate ZD024472 breed Pekin duck chromosome 5, IASCAAS_PekinDuck_T2T, whole genome shotgun sequence encodes:
- the EMC7 gene encoding endoplasmic reticulum membrane protein complex subunit 7 — MAAAAAMSGAVPLWLLWLLASPLLRGAGGLEAVGAAEPAGGAGPGERFKIEGRAVVPGVKPQDWIAGARVLVDGEEHVGFLKTDGSFVVHDVPSGSYVVEVVSPAHKFEPVRVDITSKGKMRARYVNYIKTSEVVRLPYPLQMKSSGPPSYFIKRESWGWTDFLMNPMVVMMVLPLLIFVLLPKVVNTSDPDMRREMEQSMNMLNSNHELPDVSEFMTRLFSSKSSSKSGSSSSKAGKSSSGKRR; from the exons atgGCGGCCGCGGCGGCCATGTCGGGCGCGGTGCCGCTGTGGCTGCTGTGGCTGTTGGCGTCGCCGCTGCTCCGCGGCGCCGGGGGCTTGGAGGCGGTCGGGGCGGCGGAGCCGGCGGGCGGCGCGGGCCCTGGGGAGCGGTTTAAGATCGAGGGCCGGGCCGTGGTGCCGGGGGTGAAGCCCCAGGACTGGATCGCGGGGGCCCGAGTGCTCGTGGACGGGGAGGAGCACGTCGGCTTCCTCAA gacagaTGGAAGTTTTGTCGTTCATGACGTACCTTCAGGATCTTACGTAGTAGAAGTGGTATCTCCTGCTCATAAATTTGAGCCCGTTCGAGTTGACATAACTTCAAAAGGCAAAATGAG AGCAAGGTATGTGAATTACATCAAAACCTCTGAAGTTGTCAGGCTGCCATACCCACTCCAGATGAAATCTTCTGGACCTCCTTCATACTTCATAAAGAGAGAATCTTGGGGATGGACAGACTTCCTCATGAACCCTATG GTGGTGATGATGGTTCTTCCATTACTGATATTTGTACTTTTGCCTAAAGTTGTCAACACCAGTGATCCTGATATGAGACGG GAAATGGAGCAGTCAATGAACATGCTGAATTCTAACCATGAGCTGCCTGATGTCTCTGAGTTCATGACAAGACTGTTCTCTTCAAAATCTTCCAGCAAGTCTGGTAGCAGCAGCAGTAAAGCAGGGAAAAGTAGTTCTGGAAAAAGGAGGTAG